The segment ATTGCTTCTCTGTGTGCAGTATAAAGTTGATACTGCTTCTACGTGTGCAGTATAAAGTTGATATTGCTTCTCTGTGTGCAGTATAAAGTTGATATTGCTCCTATGTGTGCAGTATAAAGTTGATATTGCTCTTATGTGTGTAGTATAGCATTGATATTGCTTCTACGTGTGCAGTATAAAGTTTATAATGCTCCTATGTGTGCAGTATAAAGTTGATATTGCTTCTATGTGTGCAATATAAAGTTGATATTGCTCCTATGTGTGCAGAATAAAGTTGATATTGCTTCTATGTGTGCGGTATAAAGTTGATATTGCTTCTACGTGTGCAGTATAAAGTTGATATTGCTCCTATGTGTGTAGTATATAATTGATATTGCTTCTACATGTGCAGTATAAAGTTGATATTGCTCCTATTTGTGCAGTATAAAGTTGATATTGCTTCTACGTGTGCAGTATAAAGTTGATATTGCTTCTACGTGTGCAGTATTAAGTTGATATTGCTATGCAAAGAAAACAAGAGTCCGGGCAAGGTCTGCTACGACTTTGACAATTAACAAAGATAATTtggtcaaggtcactgcactACCCTTATCCTCTGCAGTCTTTCAGTAAAGCCAAAGTAGGATTGATCTAAAGAGAATAAAATTATACTATCTGGACAATACTTTACAGAGGTTTGTTACGACCTTGACTTAGTTGAAGGTTATGCTAAACAatatgccaattttttttttaacatcattgtTCAACCAAATTGTATCCTGCCTCACCTTGTATTTtcccatataaatataaaagtgaTTTGACTTTCTATTGCCTAAGCATACACTTACCCTTTTTTGACTTTTACCGtaatcaaagacataaaaaaaatgcagcACATGGTtagaaaaaatttttttatttgttttgttctaAAAGTTATCAACACTGTCATTGTGGATTGTCACAATGTACAATGTACGACATACATAGAAATGTGGTGCTTCTCAGCTGTTCTAAAGAACGATTCATATGTAACCCACTCAATTTCTTGGCTGTTTAAGGTGGgctgataaaaaaatttataaacaaaaaatacaggCACATGCATCATTGTTCAATTATTGGATACAAAACAAATTTGACAAGACTcttggaaagtaattaattggAGATGTTATGTATATTATCAGTAGATccaaatatataacaataattagCAGGGATTCAGTGTTCTTTCCccttgaaattttgattttacaaaatgttGGTGTTATCTCCTTTAATATCTAATATAAAGATGCCTCGAATTGATGTACCATTCACAGCCTTCAAAGCATTAACCAAAGTTTACTTTATAACGTTGGACTATACAGTTTGGTAATAAATACAAGTGTAAATAGGCAACTTCACTTCAATTTCACTTCATACTGCTGTTTACTAGGCACCATATAAtggtaaaattgtacaaatgtCTTTTGAAGGAGCTGCTATAGatgtatgaaaattgttcagTCTGCAGATGGCCAATGAATTCCATTATTGGTCTGAATTTATTGTACAATAAGACTGGGTAACTTGTATATTGTCAGTATATTATGATAATGAAACATTCAATATCTGATTTTAAAGAATGTCTATGATAATAAAACAATGCTCACAAAATTCAATACAACAACTATAGTACAATGGAAAGCTCAGCAAAAGGGGAGGTAAATCAGCCTTTACAATGAAAAGGAGACATTTagaaacatttgaaattttatctgCATTAAGGGCTAATGATATTTCCTTTTTCTGATAAAATGCATTTTCAGTGTTCTTAACCCCTcctaatttaaaatcaaaatcttttcTGAAAACGAAAAACTGTtcgaaaaaaacaataaaacgaTCCCCCTtgaacagaaaattaaaaagttgTCCTAAAACATCCCGTCGTTATTGATGTGCACATTGCACTCTGGGTCCATGACCAGGATGGTCGTCGTCATCGTCGTCATCGTAAGCTTCCCGCCGGGCTCCTTGACTCCGTGATTCATCAAACTCCACTAGATCCACTTCCTCAACATCTTCACCTGTTGGAATTTCTATTTTTGGTCTTGGTGGGAGCAGTTTCTCTAGTTTCTGTCAAAAAATTTGCCACAATTTAATTTCCAAAATCAAGTTAAAGTTAATGGCAATGAAAATATGCGCTGAAGTGTACaactttataaaataatatggGTGTCATACCTGTAGGTCTTCAGGAGGGGCAAAGTTCTCTGGTGGAAATGTGATGTCAAATCTAACCAAGAGATTTCCCTTCTCAAAGGGATTCCTGTAAAATGGCATTCCCTCCCCCACAACACATCGTACTGACCctaaaaaagacattttaaattaaattgtaatgcatctgtatttgttaaaaaaattaatttaaaaattcaattttctcatctttttttaaaattaaagattacAGAAATGTTTTAGTGCAAAAGTCGAACTTGAGTCCCGGTCATGATCATTGATCTCTGACAATCAAAGCTTTGACTTACCTGGACTAACGACTACTCCTGGCGGACTATTTATCACTAGATCTCTGCCGTCTAGATGCTTTAACGTGAACTGGAAACCACACAAAGCCTCTGTCAGAGAGAGGTTGTTTGTACAGTATAAGTCATTGTCATTGCGTGTAAACAGTTCATGCTCCTTCTGTTGCAGGATAATGATCACATCCCCTGGTTCTATGTCCGGCTGACAAAAACAAGCAAACTTGGTCATAAACACAGAAAGAAGTTGTTAATGAACTatgcataaaaattaaattaaggtTCCCAATCCCATGCTTAACTTGTTAAAGGTAACATCAATGcaagttttaatgcattttccataaaattaaaaaaaggttaTGCCATTGAAAAAAGAATCTACTTTTATATACACGTTCAAAACATGCATCCGACTGTACAtattaaagaaatgaatttcattttcatttttacgtTTGAAACATTCATTCCTCATTTGAGAAATTCAGATCATTGAAAATATGAATGAGTGTTTATGTACATGATCATTCTTGGACAAAAGTGAGTGTTATAAATCTAATTCTGGGTCTTATCAGACTGCTTCATCTGTGATGACAACTTACCAGCTGATCTCCCTCCCCTCTAAAGGTGATTCTTTGGCCATCTTTCATTCCTTTGTCCACATGGACTTCCAATATCTTGGTTTCATTTGTAACTTTTTTCCCCTTACATTCTTTACACCTATCCTTCTCATTAATGATTTCACCTGCAATCACAAAGGACAATTCCTTTATCATCATTATAACAAAGATTATCGTcaacaaacatataaaaaaGGGCCTTCTATGACATAAATATGACAACATACCATTTGAGCAACACATGTAATTGTTCTTTATTAGATAATCTTACAAATTGGTTTGTACCATTTTAtgattattcatattttgaGATCGAACTACGGTCATAATTAAGTGAAAATTGGACAAAAAGACAAATCTTATACAAAGTA is part of the Magallana gigas chromosome 3, xbMagGiga1.1, whole genome shotgun sequence genome and harbors:
- the LOC117692504 gene encoding dnaJ homolog subfamily A member 2; protein product: MADTKLYDILGVNKNSSEGEIKKAYYKLAKEYHPDKNPEAGEKFKEISFAYEVLSNPEKKETYDRFGLQGLKEGGGGSGGFPGDIFGDLFGGIFGGGGGPFGMGGMGGRRGRRRGEDTHHPLRVSLEDLYNGKTAKLQLSKTIICSKCKGAGGKPGAMQKCRTCNGRGLKITMRQLGPGMVQQMQSVCPDCHGEGEIINEKDRCKECKGKKVTNETKILEVHVDKGMKDGQRITFRGEGDQLPDIEPGDVIIILQQKEHELFTRNDNDLYCTNNLSLTEALCGFQFTLKHLDGRDLVINSPPGVVVSPGSVRCVVGEGMPFYRNPFEKGNLLVRFDITFPPENFAPPEDLQKLEKLLPPRPKIEIPTGEDVEEVDLVEFDESRSQGARREAYDDDDDDDHPGHGPRVQCAHQ